atacaaaatataaaatgtgcTGATCAAATGTTCTTATTGGCTAGCAGGGTTGAAAAGTGGGATAGTGCTTTCTAGTAAGATTACCAAAAGAGTTCCAATATTTGTACTAAGTACTCAGGTACTTATTTAGTAACTACTGTTGTGATAGAATGCAATGTTTATGGCAGCCTATTCATGCAGTATGATGCATTTTAAAGTTaccagcagtttttttttttttttaccttttataCAAGAAGACCTCGATGTCTCATTCTGAACAAGACAAGAAActtggtgatttttttttaaaatgaaaaccgGATGTGttccaaaaatattttaatgaatgTGCTGATACTGCAGTGTATAAGGCCCACCATGTCTTTTCAACCCTACTaactttaaatttatataaaaaaaacaacataagaacAAAATGTGTTTCTTAAATTTAAACTGTGGTAGAATTtaacaataatgtttttaatcatttactgtaatttttttttacctatttaaaataactgtttagttttttttatcctttAGTTATTGAAAAAGTTTGAGATTTAGGCAAACCTCATTATGTCTTCACTTTCTTCACAAATAAGCcaacttcttgttttttttttatttactaattacTCCCTATAGTCTATACTGCTATGATGAATGTGTCAGCCAAAGaattatgttagaaatgtttTCAAGTCCACTTGAATATTGAGTGGCAGTGACACAAAGGTGTGATAGCTTTAGGAATTCATATATTGAGGCCGCCTTATATTAATAATGCATACCATACTAGAATAATATTGTGTTATCCTAAGTACAGAGGTTCTGAATAAACAATATTTGGAATTAAACCCATTTAGGACAGATTTCAAGACAAGTTTAAAGTTTTTGTGGTGATGAAGGTTAacatcatatatttttttactaagaataatgtttttaatgtaaTAACTTTCACATGTGTCCAGCCAAGCAGGTAATGTGGaggatattaaaaataaaaaaaagcatgcctCGCCTAAACAGATCTTAAGAACAAATTAAAGTGGTCCAAAATAGTTTGACATGAGGAGGTTCAATGGtacttcaaataaaaaacaatataaaacaatataaattttattatgtaattaaatattattcaaacttgttttacttaagtAAAACATATTTGAAAAGGGAATTGAAAAAGAACATATTTTGACAAGATATATTTTGAACAGCACATGTTTCTAACTAGATATAATTAAACTAAACAACTCATGCAAACTGTACAAGAATACaagtaaaattatattattgaaaaaaaaaaaaaatccatcatAATAATTAGATTGTAATCAAATCAACTGCGGTGAGCAACAAGCCAGTGTCATTCCAAAAGTGTATGTGTGCATTTGGCGATGACACAATTGTAGAACAAAATGATAGAtgatatttataaaaagaaaaaaacgtaAGTTGAAATCAAACCTGATATTCTCTGGCTTTACTCAATTGTTTTGTGCCTTCTTCTACAGACATTGTTGCATTGTCAATGTTGGCTTCAATGCTATCTGAAATGACAGAAAacagaatatttttaaatgcttgACTACCATGTTTAGGCTAATTGTACTTTTCAATCAAGCAAAGTTAAAATTAATGACACAAGTGATACCTTTATAGGTGTTCCTTtaataaaaaaggattttaaaaaaatgattaaatataTCCAgtgataatattttaaaataatactaatactgtTCACATCCTCAAAACATGAATGATAAGAAGAATGATAATAAAACTAATTTCAAATCCTCattatgtaaaatgtttaatttaactattaaatttatttaaataggacaaaaaacaacaaagtacaaTATAATActcaaaattaacatttttggaTGGATCTACCTTGTATTTTTTATGTCATTTCTCTTAAAGTATTGATGACTATAAAATAAGTTTCCTtcagaataataaaatttataaaaacagagggaagaaaacaataatttaatattttttagttaataatttttgtttaaagtttgttAAGAAATGTGAAAGTGACATCttcaatttttacatttaacATTCTAAATGTCTTATTTGACTTCCAAATCTTTTCAATTTGTAGACAAGATCATGAATGTGTAGAACTAAACTTGAAACTAATTATTTGATTATTCTTTATCAAATATTTCAGGCAGTAGAAAATGTTTTGATAGGTATATATTGgatcttaataatttaaaaaatatgaagtaACTTTCATATGCTAGTAAAAAGATAATTATTGTTTCTGAAGTTTTTCTAGTAATAAATAATGCAAAGATCATCATCTTTTGCATTATCTACTTAAAATTTCACAACATAAAACTTGTGGCTAGCATCAATAATAGAACTGGAAATGATCGTTTAAAAAATCCTTGGTCAAAGTAataactatatatttatttttaactgtaaaaaaaaaaaaaaaaaaatgaaaatgaatatttttgaatgCATTCATACCTAGCACTTCTCCTTGTTCATGTACAAGCATTCCCAAGTCTTTGAAAATTTGATTTACATCCATGATATCACTCTGAAGATTTTAACAAAACAATCTAGTTGTTACCaaactcaatattttttttttacagaaaaattaacattatttaaagTCAACAAAATAGGTATAAGAAAATGTATGAGCTTAGTGAAATCATTCTGTAATACAATGACACTGTCAACAGATAACTTTCATAATACAGCAACAATAGTCATCTTATAATGCACATCAAGTATCATAACAGACACAgatcacaaaaacaaacacaagaaTTCTTGCTTCCTTGACAATTAAACATTTGAATATAATCCACTTTTCTGAAGTAAATTACACATGTCCTGTTTATgaacatatattttgtttgctatcatTATAATCTTTTCTTAAGTGCAATGCATAGTTGTAAGACAGGATTTCCTCAaggataataaaaataaatgattactattaaaaaaggtcTCTAAAATTTAGATTTCCTAAATATTCACAACAATAGAGACATACTTCCAGCTTTTTAATAGCATCTTCTCTTTCTTTGAGTAACTCCAGATCTACATCCTGTTCCATCTGTAAGACTTGCCTTGTTTGGGAAAACctggacaaagaaaaaaaaatgcttttgatagtattataatattataggGGTTGAGAAAAGATTTTACAGACATGCAGGGAGCAAtgcaaaatacaaataaatgaatgaatttgGTTATGTGGTATGCACTTTGAACTATGGCACATTGGTCCAAAGTTCAGACCCTGCACAGCGGCATTCCctgccatcctgcaggaggtttgggctaggatgtaattagcTTCgtttctgaaagaacatcctgAACTTGGAAAATCAAAAACCTGGTTAATGGCACTTTATCACTATTTTAAGTCCACTTTTGCTCTAGAAGTACTACAATCAACAAACTTAACAGTACTGTGACAAACTCTCATGGCTAACTTGCAAGAAATTTTACCACAAAATACTTTATCTCCCCTTCTTCAGTAGAGAAGAAGAAAGGAATAATACCACAAACTTTTCTTTCTGAACAATTTTCAAATGGACATTTTTCCAAATTAGCAGATCCATATCACCTGCCAGATACCCCCGTAAAGGTGGAGAGGACCGTAATTAGAAATTTCTCCTCATCTAGTAATGTTAAATTGGATGTACCTTGGTCACTTAAAGTGTTAAAGCCTCCATCACTAACAGTGGTATTatttgtaattcttttgtcattgtttgttgtaaTTTTAGTGAAAAGTATATGTcaggatgtgacgtaataaaaTGAGAACTTTAATATCTTCTCCTAAAATACGAAGAAGTCTCCATTCATTGTGgtgtttattatttcatttaattcttTGTAGAAACAGAACAAACAGGAAAATAGAAATAGGCTATTAAATTCTTTCTCTATGCTTCTTTGCAGCATGGGTGTTTTCCATTATCGCAGATCACATATAATTAGTTAACACCACCAATTTAGTGGAGCTATGTTACTGTGACTTAAGggatacaatttttttcactACTGCTTGACATTTGAAATAACAAAACAGATTGAACTTTTATGCAGGTGCATATTTCTGAAGgcctattaaataataataataataatctttattacccataaggaaatttgtcttacaatttgtacattacacaacacaaaacatttcaactatagaaaaccaaaatatacattcacaccagactcactcatgaTTTACATTATATCTATTAAAGGTCGTGATTTCAGTACTCTAGGTACAAAATGCAAATCAGCCTATATCATTGTCACCAGGAGAGCGAAATGAGGCTGGCCTATAAAAAATCTTTCTTATAACCATGCATGATTGTTGAAGTCAGGATTTATTACTAATGTTATATTTGCCAGCAGCACACTTTTGTCTGAACTAAGTAAGCAGACTAGCTGGACAACCCATCCTTCCCTGAGCCAGTCAGGAAACAGACACTATCCTTCTGGTTAGCAGTCAGGCGATTCAGTCCCAGAATACTCCTCTCTGCACATATTTCTTCCAGTCAAGCAAAAGATAATAGAAACACTCTAGAAGAAAGTATATCCCAATTTAGTATGAATTTAGTCTTATCTTTCCATTGAATATATATCCCTCTTTGTGAACCCACTACCCTTTTCACATTTTATATACTTGGTACATTTATATTTCACTTAACTACTCTGTTCTAACTGTTTGTCCTCAATGTCTTAATAATCATATGTGAGTGATGAGTAAAAGAAATGACTCCAAGCCTAGACATAATATaagagctaaacaaaaaaaaactttcagcaCAAAACCTATGTAAATCTTTTAAACTGTTTTAACTTACCCTTGTGAAAAACTTCTGTCATCTGTTAGTTCATCATAAGGAGACTGGTGAGAAGAAATAAAATCATATTACATAATAATTTAACTCatctttttaatatttatattttcaagcACATTTAGCAAttaaaacagatttttaaaaatgtactctCTACtaccataagaaaaaaaaagtactttatcTAATCCAGATTGTGCACGAGCCCTCTGAACACTAGCTTTTTCCTTCTCTGCTGCCGTTCTCTGGACTGTTTGGAAATTCTTCAGAGCATTACTGAACTCGTCAGTCAGCCTGTCTTTCTGCATCTTCCATTGTCTCTAAAAAGTGATGGTCACAAAAACATTCTAAAGCATTATTATCAAATAGAAATGGAAACTAAAAAGAACTACCAATAATCAAATCTAAGTTAGTGTGGATATTCAAGTGTAGTAAAATGTATATCAACAATAGTATTCCATACAACTGACATGTTCTTAATAAAATGCATTgtaaaatgtatgttgactatggTATACCATATAACTGCAATGTAGTGCGGTtatgtaaaatgtaaatttattgATGATTTAGCtacaagatgtttttttttgtttcagtaagTGTATAAATGTCTTTCTCTACAACATTACTCTTTAATCGCCTTTAATAAATAAGAAGTGAAtaagtgtattttttaaaaatgatgatTTAGCTacaagatgttgttttttttgtttcagtaagTGTATAAATGTCTTCCTCTACAACATTACTCTTTAATCGCCTTTAATTAATAAGAAGTGAAtaagtgtattttttaaaaactgtctTTCTTATTTACTTTTGAATATTCCGTCTAAAAGTTAAAACCTGTtaacacaaaaattaataaaagtaaacataaaaaaaattctttttaaaataaaacagtttttgtgtgaaagaatatttaaaatttctaaTGCAGTAAAAGAAAACCAATTTGTAAAGTAACAGCACAAAAAGAACTCacatttttatagaaaataaaGTTAACAAGCtaagtaataataatgaataaaatattcagtaaattttctttgttttattgtaaTGCTGACATAGCTAGAATCTTGTATgcctaaaaatatatattaaatgcttttttaaattctagaaatcatatatgtataaaaatatatttaagtttttttttctctaattctAGGTGAGAATTTCAGAATTAATGAGTCACtcacaaaaactaaattaaaaaatgtattttctaactTTGTTATTGAAATACTAAATGGACTGAAACAGAAGTcacttaaaaattttatttctttcataaACAACAGAAATACATgaatctatttttgttttacctgTTCCGATGATAGAATAGGAAGATGTGCTAACTTCTTCAGATAATCacttgtttctttggccaactgaTTGGTGTAATGAGTTGTCTCatgactaagaaaaaaaaaaaaaaaaggtgaaacaaTGTGTACAAGTcaacgtcccccccccccccccccaaaacacacaaataagtaaaaaaaaaaacatacactcTTTGTCGAACTTTATCAGAATCTTGAGCTGTACCAATCTGATTGAcaaatgtttgaatttgtgtaactgaacaaaacaaacaaaaaaagagtatactattattatttaaataaacaatactTAAGTATTATTTGTTTTCTAGCATTGATAACTAAATATTTGAAACTATTTACCTTCAACACTATAGTTTGTGCCTCAACTATTCTAAAAAAATCAAcagaaaaagaacaaaaagttaaataatttttttatcaaatattaAGCAAAGAACTTACCATTTTGAGTTATTTTCTGAATATTAGTGCTGATATCCTTGGAAAGTTTGGAAAAATCTGATCCTCTTTCTAGTAATTAGAGAAAAAAGatctataataaattaaatagtgCAGTGTTAAACCAATAATagaaagtaaataataataaataataccaAAATTTCCAAACCATTATGGTTAACCTaaacagaaaaataataattaaatgaaaTCAAATATAAATGCAATATTGCAATATAAatgtgaaactttttttttttaaatcaaagagaACATACATGTctacaaaatttattaattaattccaACCAACTTATTAACCTACCTTCTGAACGAGAATCACCTTGATAGGGACTAAAGCCATCAAAAGTGCCCTTTCCATAAGACGCCATGATAATTCTCTGTATATTTTAACAACTTATTTTCCTCCTTTAGTAtttattgaattttatttataattaaatcaatatctgtttaaaaaaaagcaagataCAATTAATTGTATGTTTGAACAATAGACATCATTATCCTATTTAGCTTGTGagtttaaaatgatttttctaTCATGTATTTgcatacaaaatatatatttaaatttttttttagaaagctcctgtagaaaaaaaacaacaaatattgcTTTTATGCTTTCATCTTGTCTCTCTTATTTAGATGAAACTTCAAGTGCAgttgaaaattttaaaagttcaCCTGCATAGTGGTCATTTTGTGTGTAACCACtacttttgatttttaaaaactcttctGTAATTCAAAATTTCTGTTTGTAATGAGTGCAAATATGTCTTAGATATGTTGATGCaaaggttctcaaactgtggtctgCGACACCCAGGGGTCCACAAGACGAACATAGGGGTGTCGGCAGTGAgaagatattatatataattaatatcacCTCTTCGTCTAAAGCCATATAATAATCCAATTGCCACT
The DNA window shown above is from Biomphalaria glabrata chromosome 5, xgBioGlab47.1, whole genome shotgun sequence and carries:
- the LOC106064988 gene encoding syntaxin-7-like isoform X1 codes for the protein MASYGKGTFDGFSPYQGDSRSEERGSDFSKLSKDISTNIQKITQNVTQIQTFVNQIGTAQDSDKVRQRVHETTHYTNQLAKETSDYLKKLAHLPILSSEQRQWKMQKDRLTDEFSNALKNFQTVQRTAAEKEKASVQRARAQSGLDKSPYDELTDDRSFSQGFSQTRQVLQMEQDVDLELLKEREDAIKKLESDIMDVNQIFKDLGMLVHEQGEVLDSIEANIDNATMSVEEGTKQLSKAREYQSRARRKKFCIIIIILVVLAIIGLIIGLSVKG
- the LOC106064988 gene encoding syntaxin-7-like isoform X2, with the protein product MASYGKGTFDGFSPYQGDSRSEERGSDFSKLSKDISTNIQKITQNVTQIQTFVNQIGTAQDSDKVRQRVHETTHYTNQLAKETSDYLKKLAHLPILSSEQRQWKMQKDRLTDEFSNALKNFQTVQRTAAEKEKASVQRARAQSGLDKSPYDELTDDRSFSQGFSQTRQVLQMEQDVDLELLKEREDAIKKLESDIMDVNQIFKDLGMLVHEQGEVLDSIEANIDNATMSVEEGTKQLSKAREYQAKSRRKCCILIIVISCIILILALIIYLSVK